The following are encoded together in the Phragmites australis chromosome 19, lpPhrAust1.1, whole genome shotgun sequence genome:
- the LOC133900157 gene encoding uncharacterized protein LOC133900157, which produces MGTVPHPPSLIPRRAAAQLQPRLPAQAREWSRPGGLSRRPGQRRWTDPRALPLHPILETRSRGHGVVVCSGSKLHRIRFLVPSPAADPVSSLRLAGASLAYLIYPSCFYEQLQAVWSSLVAAAPVTVPPRATHVEVTIDVGILRPEDRTGWRTCSRQCRRWRHGAAPSGAGARCDVDATRPAKRRKVAGEKCPICYEVFERVVAAWPGCSHVFHSRCLEQLLVTVKQCCPLCRSENPPLE; this is translated from the exons ATGGGGACGGTTCCCCATCCCCCGTCCTTGATTCCCCGCAGGGCCGCGGCCCAACTGCAGCCGAGGCTGCCGGCCCAGGCACGGGAGTGGAGCAGGCCAGGTGGCCTG TCTAGGAGACCAGGACAGCGGCGATGGACAGATCCTCGTGCACTACCGCTACACCCGATTCTCGAGACCCGGAGTCGGGGGCACGGCGTCGTCGTCTGCAGCGGATCGAAGCTGCACCGCATCCGATTCCTAGtcccctcccccgccgccgacccGGTGAGCTCGCTGCGTCTGGCCGGCGCCTCCCTGGCCTATCTGATCTACCCCAGCTGCTTCTACGAGCAGCTCCAGGCTGTGTGGTCGAGCCTGGTCGCGGCGGCGCCGGTGACTGTCCCGCCGCGGGCCACGCACGTCGAGGTGACCATTGACGTGGGCATCCTCCGGCCCGAGGACCGTACCGGATGGCGCACATGCTCGCGGCAATGCCGGCGGTGGCGC CATGGAGCTGCACCTTCCGGCGCCGGTGCGCGCTGCGACGTGGACGCAACGCGGCCTGCGAAGCGCAGGAAGGTCGCCGGGGAAAAATGCCCCATCTGCTACGAGGTGTTCGAGAGGGTCGTGGCGGCGTGGCCCGGGTGCTCCCACGTCTTCCATAGCAGGTGCCTGGAGCAGCTCCTTGTGACGGTGAAGCAATGCTGCCCTCTGTGCAGGAGTGAAAACCCCCCACTAGAGTAA